A stretch of the Gemmatimonadota bacterium genome encodes the following:
- a CDS encoding DUF5916 domain-containing protein, whose amino-acid sequence DNEKIYFGFECYDKNPGLIVTNNMRRDSQLSGDDNIQLLLDPFNDKQNGVFFIINALGARADMLLSNEGRTTNEDWDCIWEARCVRHEMGWTAEIAIPFDQLRFNPSDEMEWGINMGRYIGHKNEETAFIVGRHTPSPRRRYQMTDMGVLRGLKAVERKRLFQVKPYVLPGTSRNFAGDEGENRTFEAGADVRYGVTPNLALDVSYNTDFAQVEADQEQVNLTQFSQFFPEKREFFLEGAQLFDFGEAASTRGGDRRPPTLLFYSRRIGLDRGQPVPILAGGKLAGKAGRTSIGALNVLTDSETLDTQTLPRRNFSVLRMKRDVLARSNVGFIWVNKQSEVSEGGWGDYNRAGGLDFSFSPSTAVNVQAFYARTWDTEQEDVDDARYLRFSYNGTKYAGSATVLDVEDNFEPETGFVNRRRGIRGFRRYNVNLSYLPRPKVANIRNLRFTPDIQVIEDDAGEVPFQRFRLDGVLALQTADRFLVRVERTRDVVTRTFRPSRKRPDVAIPPDEYTFTSFRLGPDTANYRKLQLDFDFLVGTYYTGHLYRVTAENAYRPNGRLGIELIYDGNWIRLPQANLNIQALSTRLIYSFTTDFFFKIFAQWNSDSESVGANFLLNYRFRPGSDIFFVYDHGFGTDGDLHQTGRAVLLKVSYLIGL is encoded by the coding sequence ACGATAATGAAAAAATTTATTTCGGTTTTGAATGTTACGACAAAAATCCCGGCCTCATTGTTACCAATAATATGCGCCGAGATTCTCAGCTTTCTGGTGATGATAATATCCAGTTGTTGCTCGATCCGTTTAATGACAAACAGAATGGGGTTTTCTTTATTATCAATGCGCTCGGCGCGCGGGCAGATATGCTTTTGTCAAATGAAGGGCGAACGACGAATGAAGATTGGGATTGTATCTGGGAGGCGCGGTGTGTGCGCCACGAGATGGGCTGGACTGCCGAAATAGCGATACCGTTTGATCAACTCCGTTTCAATCCGTCTGATGAGATGGAATGGGGGATTAACATGGGGCGTTATATCGGACACAAGAACGAAGAAACCGCGTTTATTGTCGGACGACATACGCCGTCGCCCCGGCGGAGGTATCAGATGACAGATATGGGTGTGTTGCGCGGATTAAAGGCTGTTGAGAGAAAGCGGCTTTTTCAGGTCAAACCGTATGTGTTGCCGGGGACTTCGCGCAATTTTGCAGGCGATGAGGGGGAGAATCGCACGTTTGAAGCGGGTGCAGATGTGCGCTATGGCGTGACGCCCAATCTCGCGCTGGATGTATCTTATAATACGGATTTTGCCCAGGTCGAAGCCGACCAGGAGCAGGTCAATTTGACGCAGTTTTCTCAGTTTTTTCCCGAAAAGCGCGAGTTTTTCCTGGAGGGGGCACAGTTGTTTGACTTTGGCGAGGCGGCGTCAACTCGAGGGGGAGATAGGCGCCCGCCAACACTGCTGTTTTACAGCAGGAGAATCGGTCTGGATAGGGGGCAGCCCGTGCCAATTCTCGCAGGAGGCAAATTGGCTGGCAAAGCCGGGCGCACGAGCATTGGCGCGTTAAATGTTCTGACGGATTCTGAGACGCTGGACACGCAGACGCTGCCGCGCAGGAATTTTTCTGTCCTGCGGATGAAACGCGATGTGCTCGCGCGGTCCAATGTCGGGTTTATCTGGGTAAATAAACAAAGCGAAGTGTCCGAAGGTGGGTGGGGCGACTACAATCGCGCCGGGGGACTGGATTTCAGTTTTTCGCCTTCAACCGCGGTCAATGTGCAGGCGTTTTACGCGCGTACCTGGGATACGGAGCAAGAGGATGTGGATGACGCTCGGTATCTTCGCTTCTCGTATAACGGGACCAAATACGCGGGATCGGCAACTGTTCTGGATGTGGAGGACAATTTTGAGCCAGAGACCGGGTTTGTCAATCGCCGGCGTGGCATTCGGGGATTTCGGCGCTACAATGTCAATCTATCCTATTTGCCGCGTCCCAAAGTAGCCAATATCCGCAATTTGCGGTTCACACCCGATATCCAGGTGATTGAAGACGACGCAGGCGAGGTGCCGTTCCAGCGGTTCAGACTTGACGGTGTGCTCGCCCTTCAGACAGCTGATCGCTTTTTGGTACGTGTGGAGAGGACCCGCGATGTCGTTACGCGGACTTTTAGACCGTCGCGCAAGCGACCCGATGTCGCCATTCCACCGGACGAATATACTTTTACATCGTTCAGGCTGGGACCGGATACGGCAAATTATCGCAAATTGCAGTTGGACTTTGATTTTCTGGTGGGGACTTATTATACAGGACACCTGTATCGGGTGACGGCAGAGAACGCCTATCGGCCCAATGGCAGATTGGGTATTGAGCTGATTTACGATGGCAATTGGATTCGCTTGCCACAGGCCAATCTCAATATTCAGGCGTTGAGCACGCGGTTGATTTACTCGTTTACGACCGATTTCTTTTTCAAAATTTTCGCGCAGTGGAATAGTGACAGCGAGTCCGTGGGCGCAAACTTTTTGCTCAACTACCGGTTCCGCCCGGGCAGCGATATTTTCTTTGTCTATGATCACGGGTTTGGAACCGATGGCGATTTACACCAGACCGGCCGCGCCGTGCTGCTCAAGGTGTCGTATTTGATTGGGTTGTGA
- a CDS encoding PEGA domain-containing protein, with protein sequence MNTLRFILFSILLTAPLHIQAQETEPAPRMLLKTKIHIRSEPTGAQVFINGQEAGYTPFVTEKLLDIGDKIQAYAHGYQPWTRTFTTTVLADTVHIALIRQKAHLEIRSDQLAALGAEIHLRFADQDTTITGFINIGRGNVAYESDLFVGKYRLEISKPGFNLIEQDLFLPPRGKLIEIRLTRNPLPLTELSIPGLADIADQYLAESAQLLAAALAIGETVPAVETNASIRLSDPRLTPFIEDLKYYSHQTRELERTMRLMGKSERGLLRALSQIDVYRGIVLGKYRRFSEAHALFEEARGRSPFPIEQEPNPLPGKNESRLGDLTRFAEQWHTRLGRLDVNVNAAYLAIRNLPPKTLHFEQVRFTREAPVPPATSSHEQTMHDSLVALAEHILNENIANRQQEFSITLPKGHYMLKDTQNMAIPISFRVSDVPAFLPISPRVSLWLPTAKTASDTVRLQTVVGDELGPIVQPDQITFGREYALLVKMGDYKRHRENIILYPMGGIKPVWPGVTAIAATPGTECMYYKTGNKKLETSILGNIQGKRSGILKYLLIPIVGIGVALAL encoded by the coding sequence ATGAACACCCTGAGATTCATTTTATTTTCCATCCTGTTGACCGCACCGCTCCACATCCAGGCTCAAGAAACAGAGCCTGCGCCGAGGATGCTTCTCAAAACGAAAATCCACATTCGCTCAGAACCCACAGGTGCTCAGGTCTTCATCAATGGGCAGGAAGCGGGTTATACGCCATTTGTCACGGAAAAGCTACTGGACATTGGCGATAAAATTCAGGCGTATGCACACGGCTACCAGCCCTGGACGCGCACATTTACGACAACCGTTTTGGCAGATACGGTGCATATCGCGCTCATACGTCAGAAAGCGCATCTGGAGATCCGATCTGATCAACTCGCGGCCTTAGGCGCAGAAATCCACCTTCGGTTTGCAGATCAAGACACGACCATCACCGGGTTTATCAACATCGGACGCGGCAATGTGGCTTATGAGTCGGACCTTTTTGTGGGTAAATACCGCCTCGAAATCAGCAAACCCGGCTTTAACCTCATCGAACAAGACCTCTTTCTGCCCCCGCGTGGCAAACTCATAGAAATTAGGCTTACCCGCAATCCGCTGCCACTCACGGAATTGTCCATCCCCGGTCTCGCGGATATCGCAGACCAATACCTCGCCGAAAGCGCGCAACTCCTCGCCGCTGCCCTGGCCATTGGCGAAACAGTCCCCGCGGTTGAAACCAATGCGTCTATCCGCCTCAGCGATCCGCGCCTGACGCCTTTTATCGAAGACCTGAAATACTATAGCCACCAGACGCGCGAATTAGAACGCACGATGCGTCTTATGGGAAAAAGTGAACGCGGCCTGCTCCGTGCGCTGTCGCAAATTGACGTGTACCGCGGCATTGTACTCGGCAAATACCGCCGCTTCTCAGAAGCTCACGCACTCTTTGAAGAAGCCCGGGGGCGTTCTCCTTTTCCCATTGAACAAGAACCCAATCCCCTTCCAGGGAAAAACGAGTCCCGCTTGGGCGATCTCACGCGCTTTGCCGAACAATGGCACACGCGTCTCGGCCGATTAGATGTCAACGTAAATGCGGCCTATCTCGCCATTCGCAACCTGCCTCCCAAAACCCTGCACTTTGAACAGGTGCGCTTTACGCGAGAAGCACCCGTGCCCCCGGCCACCTCCTCGCACGAACAGACCATGCACGACAGCCTCGTCGCCCTTGCCGAACACATCCTGAATGAGAATATTGCCAATCGCCAGCAAGAGTTTTCCATCACCCTTCCCAAAGGCCATTACATGCTCAAAGATACGCAAAACATGGCCATTCCCATTTCATTCCGCGTTTCAGATGTCCCCGCTTTTCTACCCATCTCACCGCGCGTCAGCCTGTGGTTGCCCACCGCCAAAACCGCGTCGGATACGGTTCGCTTGCAAACTGTAGTCGGGGACGAACTCGGTCCTATTGTTCAACCCGATCAGATTACTTTTGGCCGCGAATACGCACTTCTGGTCAAAATGGGCGATTACAAACGCCATCGCGAAAACATCATTCTCTATCCCATGGGCGGCATCAAACCCGTTTGGCCCGGCGTCACCGCCATTGCCGCGACCCCAGGTACAGAATGCATGTACTACAAAACAGGGAATAAAAAATTGGAAACATCTATCCTCGGCAACATCCAGGGCAAACGCAGTGGGATTCTCAAATATCTGCTCATCCCCATTGTCGGTATAGGCGTTGCCCTCGCGCTGTGA
- a CDS encoding MotA/TolQ/ExbB proton channel family protein: MSKYREYMARVLNHPVLKKNPIAQVALYLATLFVGLYICTKAAIWLDGAITGLQGGQVLQGGTFWKALTVTFQQPDNPKQKIAVTDIRFKNVDRFLPIAVIVHTQGRDSTYHAGTQREWIAIPDLPVDSLVIRTRNASHSAVIDDLSFQYNNRTYAMDFDQTAYGPIAPNTQMVEHKFEDIQIAFTADNAVPTVVRGGDLAESIGRYISNISGPLSTVLILLLIALPFYMVVRYAQVLSHDLSPDRFFTNSDAQIVQNQGINLLWGGQYNADYALSENTELYAILTSVESEIASDQARLVERCTDKIYLIFDEIEDRLSEGFGMLGLLSLSMGLLGTVVGMIDAFKILEDTMKVGEGPAQTQLKMAHYINFALVTTAIGFLGRILSMILIRKTKARSLQHRARMLNLVQHFYQIDTGERKEIGD; the protein is encoded by the coding sequence ATGTCCAAATACCGAGAATACATGGCACGGGTTCTAAATCATCCCGTTCTTAAAAAAAATCCCATTGCCCAGGTAGCACTCTATCTCGCTACCCTCTTTGTCGGCCTCTATATCTGCACAAAAGCGGCAATCTGGCTCGATGGAGCTATCACCGGGCTGCAAGGTGGGCAAGTCCTTCAGGGGGGAACTTTTTGGAAGGCACTTACCGTCACATTCCAACAACCCGACAATCCAAAACAAAAAATTGCAGTCACGGATATCCGTTTCAAGAATGTAGACCGCTTTTTACCCATCGCCGTAATCGTACACACACAGGGGCGTGATTCGACCTATCACGCTGGTACGCAACGCGAATGGATCGCAATACCCGACCTGCCCGTCGATAGCCTCGTCATTCGCACGCGCAACGCCAGCCACAGCGCGGTGATCGACGATTTGAGCTTTCAGTACAACAACCGGACCTATGCGATGGACTTTGACCAGACAGCCTATGGCCCTATTGCGCCGAATACACAGATGGTCGAACACAAGTTTGAGGACATCCAAATCGCGTTTACTGCCGACAATGCCGTACCCACGGTTGTTCGAGGCGGTGATTTGGCCGAATCCATCGGCCGCTATATCTCCAACATCAGCGGTCCACTTTCTACGGTTTTGATCTTGCTCCTGATCGCTTTGCCCTTCTATATGGTTGTGCGCTATGCCCAGGTTTTGTCTCATGACTTATCACCCGACCGCTTCTTCACCAATTCCGACGCACAAATCGTTCAGAATCAGGGCATTAACCTGCTATGGGGCGGGCAATACAACGCCGATTACGCCCTATCTGAAAACACAGAACTCTATGCTATTCTCACATCTGTCGAATCTGAAATCGCATCTGACCAGGCGCGATTGGTCGAGCGATGCACCGACAAAATCTATCTCATCTTCGATGAAATTGAGGATCGCCTATCCGAAGGATTTGGCATGTTGGGGCTCCTGTCGCTCTCCATGGGCCTTTTGGGCACGGTTGTTGGCATGATAGACGCCTTCAAAATTTTAGAAGACACCATGAAAGTAGGCGAAGGCCCTGCCCAAACCCAGCTCAAAATGGCACACTACATCAACTTTGCCCTCGTCACCACAGCCATTGGATTTCTCGGACGCATTCTATCCATGATCCTCATACGCAAAACCAAAGCCCGCAGTTTGCAACATCGGGCGCGCATGCTCAACCTTGTTCAGCACTTTTATCAGATAGATACAGGCGAGAGAAAAGAAATAGGAGATTGA
- a CDS encoding cupin domain-containing protein, with protein MAYIKNWRDQQPEVAHLSAIRWPGLRQRNATPKHEEDDSPQLHNIQGIVKHGLQGRKTSDHHKHPQTEQAYYIISGSGEVLVGEDRFSVRPGDAVYLPADIYHQMFNDMNDEWLEHLVLSKNIDTEPGGECVIRNWEDVLPVSDGAGAIRWHQLGPVGEENTGCLKSIAFIDREAVQPGQQSIARCYDDIELGFWILENKGILVTSDGEQHITEGDVVHVPPGTSYHIKNPHSEWFSYMIIAA; from the coding sequence ATGGCATACATCAAAAACTGGCGAGACCAGCAACCCGAAGTGGCGCACCTGAGCGCGATTCGCTGGCCGGGGTTAAGACAGAGAAATGCGACGCCCAAACACGAGGAAGACGACTCCCCGCAGTTGCACAACATTCAGGGCATCGTCAAACACGGACTTCAAGGGCGCAAAACCTCCGACCACCACAAACACCCGCAAACTGAACAGGCGTATTATATCATCAGCGGCAGTGGTGAAGTCCTCGTAGGAGAAGACCGCTTTTCCGTACGCCCTGGCGACGCCGTGTATTTGCCCGCGGATATTTACCATCAGATGTTCAACGACATGAACGACGAATGGCTCGAGCACCTCGTTCTCAGCAAAAATATCGACACCGAACCCGGAGGCGAATGTGTGATCCGCAACTGGGAAGACGTTTTACCCGTAAGCGATGGCGCAGGCGCGATTCGCTGGCATCAACTCGGCCCTGTCGGCGAAGAAAACACGGGATGCTTAAAATCCATTGCCTTCATCGACCGCGAAGCCGTACAACCCGGTCAGCAGAGCATTGCGCGATGTTATGACGACATAGAACTCGGCTTCTGGATTCTCGAAAACAAGGGCATCCTCGTCACATCCGACGGCGAACAGCACATCACCGAAGGCGATGTGGTTCACGTACCCCCCGGCACATCCTATCACATCAAAAATCCCCACAGCGAATGGTTTAGCTATATGATCATCGCTGCATAA
- a CDS encoding Gfo/Idh/MocA family oxidoreductase yields MKSPIRILLVGCGRMALGHASGLESLEELGIIVAGVDPSKDARNNLKTQYGVSTTFDNLDHALANVEADAAIIAVPNFLHRDYTIACLEKGLHTLIEKPMALTLADVDDMIATAEAKGKLLMSGQSQRFSTAIRQVKKLLEENAVGKIRHVIHRRLGSGRGGDENSWFARQELSGGILPGIGVHSLDVLLWWMDEKAVSVSAIVQNIDPHPDIDIEDEVSLIATTESNAILNCALSFHHRAGTEWIVMGDEGVIHLNSTSGPLLLNGIEQDVPETVHLAGEPTIHLEFLSAIRDNRPLAQASARDVRKTMALIFAAMESGKTGKTVSVST; encoded by the coding sequence ATGAAATCCCCTATTCGCATTTTGCTCGTTGGTTGCGGGCGCATGGCTTTAGGCCATGCCAGCGGTTTGGAATCCCTGGAAGAACTCGGCATCATTGTCGCCGGTGTTGATCCATCCAAAGACGCACGCAATAATCTAAAAACCCAATATGGTGTGTCAACTACCTTTGACAACCTCGACCACGCGCTGGCAAATGTGGAAGCAGATGCTGCAATTATTGCCGTACCCAACTTCCTGCACCGCGATTATACCATTGCCTGTCTGGAAAAAGGGTTGCACACCCTCATCGAAAAGCCCATGGCCCTCACCCTTGCAGATGTCGATGACATGATTGCTACAGCCGAAGCCAAAGGCAAATTGCTCATGTCTGGTCAGAGCCAGCGTTTTTCAACAGCGATTCGCCAGGTCAAAAAGCTACTCGAAGAAAATGCAGTGGGAAAAATTCGCCACGTCATCCACCGCAGACTTGGGTCGGGTCGCGGCGGCGACGAAAATAGCTGGTTTGCGCGTCAGGAATTGTCGGGCGGCATTCTCCCCGGCATCGGCGTTCACTCGCTCGATGTACTCTTGTGGTGGATGGATGAAAAAGCGGTATCCGTCTCGGCAATCGTGCAAAACATCGATCCACACCCCGATATCGACATCGAAGACGAAGTCTCCCTCATCGCCACAACAGAAAGCAATGCCATTCTCAACTGCGCCCTCTCATTTCACCATCGTGCAGGCACGGAATGGATCGTAATGGGCGATGAAGGCGTCATTCACCTCAACAGCACCAGCGGACCTTTATTGCTCAATGGAATAGAACAGGACGTACCTGAAACCGTTCACCTCGCTGGCGAACCCACCATACACCTCGAATTTCTCTCAGCTATCCGCGACAACCGCCCCCTCGCGCAAGCGTCAGCTCGTGATGTGCGCAAAACAATGGCACTCATCTTTGCGGCAATGGAATCGGGTAAAACTGGAAAAACTGTATCCGTTTCCACATAG
- a CDS encoding GNAT family N-acetyltransferase: MNNRTSSIRMHRSLTTPLPEYTEPEGFTIRALQHGEEEEWIRMKNEAFGEEGGKPWTIDNFHTTFTREPCCDYNRIFVGLKGDYMVATASAWEAHYGGKAVGLIHWVGTDPNYRGHGLGYAISLRALKELVARGYTDAYLNTALWREPAVRLYKRLGFRITPKAEDT, from the coding sequence ATGAATAATCGCACAAGCAGCATCCGCATGCACCGCTCTCTCACTACTCCGCTTCCAGAATACACTGAGCCTGAAGGCTTCACAATTCGCGCGCTTCAGCACGGCGAAGAAGAAGAATGGATTCGCATGAAAAATGAAGCTTTTGGCGAAGAAGGCGGAAAACCCTGGACCATCGACAATTTTCACACCACATTCACCCGTGAACCGTGCTGCGACTACAATCGCATTTTTGTCGGCCTCAAAGGCGATTATATGGTAGCAACTGCCAGCGCGTGGGAAGCCCATTACGGAGGAAAAGCAGTTGGCCTTATCCACTGGGTTGGTACCGACCCCAATTACCGAGGACATGGACTCGGTTATGCCATCTCACTCCGCGCCCTCAAAGAACTCGTTGCCCGCGGATATACCGATGCCTATCTCAACACGGCTCTCTGGCGTGAACCCGCCGTGCGCCTCTACAAACGTCTGGGCTTTCGCATCACCCCAAAAGCCGAAGACACCTGA
- a CDS encoding Gfo/Idh/MocA family oxidoreductase, producing the protein MNAIAVIGTGYIGGEHIKAISAHSNAHLRTICTTPRSEQIARGLQATYGADKISTEYDSVLSDSEIDIIYLCTPNSQHVAQAIAALDAGKHVFVEKPLAVTVEDCQKIVDAAKRSGRQVMVGHGARFSNIFETIYHLVHNGTLGEACFVEGDYIHDLKPFLPLPGHDWWMDTEKEGQLPIIGGACHPLDLMRWLAGEIVEVSAYGINKNIPDAPWYDTVIAGLKFESGALGKCLVSCGAEIPYNLNFSYHGTRGSIHNNKLFIGGMPHVEEWSELPIEIRAEDHTCLQELDHFLSCIERGVKPLIDEIDGARSVAVCCAIIESIENNRPATVFLDF; encoded by the coding sequence ATGAACGCGATTGCCGTGATAGGAACGGGCTATATCGGTGGCGAACACATCAAAGCCATCTCAGCGCATTCCAATGCACATTTGCGAACAATATGTACAACGCCGCGCAGCGAACAAATCGCAAGAGGTCTGCAAGCGACATACGGCGCAGATAAAATATCGACAGAGTACGATAGCGTCCTATCCGACTCCGAAATTGACATCATTTATCTCTGCACGCCCAACTCACAACACGTAGCTCAAGCCATCGCCGCGCTCGACGCGGGCAAGCATGTCTTTGTGGAAAAACCTCTCGCCGTTACAGTTGAAGACTGTCAAAAAATCGTCGATGCAGCCAAACGATCCGGGCGACAAGTCATGGTTGGTCACGGCGCGCGATTTAGCAACATATTTGAAACCATTTACCACCTCGTTCACAACGGCACGCTGGGAGAAGCCTGTTTTGTGGAAGGCGATTACATCCACGACCTCAAACCCTTCTTACCTCTGCCCGGTCACGACTGGTGGATGGATACGGAAAAAGAAGGCCAACTGCCCATTATCGGTGGGGCCTGCCATCCTCTGGACCTCATGCGATGGCTCGCCGGAGAAATCGTTGAAGTCAGCGCGTATGGTATAAACAAAAATATTCCCGATGCGCCCTGGTACGATACGGTTATTGCGGGCTTAAAATTTGAATCCGGTGCCCTGGGCAAATGCCTGGTCTCTTGTGGCGCAGAAATTCCCTATAACCTCAACTTCAGCTACCACGGAACCAGAGGATCCATTCACAACAACAAACTCTTCATCGGCGGTATGCCCCACGTCGAAGAATGGTCTGAACTCCCAATTGAAATTCGCGCAGAAGACCATACGTGCCTCCAGGAACTCGACCACTTTCTATCCTGCATTGAGCGAGGCGTAAAACCGCTTATCGACGAGATTGACGGTGCGAGGTCAGTCGCAGTATGCTGTGCCATCATTGAATCCATTGAAAACAATCGCCCGGCAACCGTATTCTTGGATTTTTAG
- a CDS encoding sulfatase, translating into MVQEDQPNVLFISFDDLNHYVGFLDRAPNAVTPHFNRLAERCTVFERAYCQAPICNPSRASLMSGLRPSTTGVYNNRQPLRFSEAGRNCVTLPQHFRQNGYFTTGSGKVYHGKFPDPMSWDSYVPSLFSQSHSGAGPDHHPVNGMVGMGNLDWGPMDVVDEDMQDYKAVNYCVEQLQARHDKPFFLTCGFKLPHLMWHVPRKYVEAYDLNDLHLPETLENDLDDVPEIAQRWANQKPHARIVEAGQWKEAIRCYLACISFVDTQIGRLIEALDASAYAEDTAIVLWADHGWHLGEKSHWKKSTLWEEASRVPLLISAPGYSPGTCSKPVGLIDIYPTLIALCGLSDRSGLEGRSLVPLMENPNRNWPFPAITTHGRGNHAIRSDRWRYIRYADGSEELYDHRHDEMEWENLAHSPGLREVKELLAQWLPENNAPDSEIVEWPEENESYRARIEAMMDE; encoded by the coding sequence ATGGTACAAGAAGATCAACCAAATGTGTTGTTCATTTCGTTTGATGATTTAAATCACTATGTGGGGTTTTTAGATCGCGCTCCAAATGCTGTGACACCTCATTTTAATCGGTTGGCCGAGCGATGTACAGTATTTGAACGCGCGTATTGTCAGGCGCCGATTTGCAACCCGTCTCGGGCGAGTTTGATGAGTGGGTTGCGGCCATCCACTACGGGTGTTTATAACAATCGACAGCCGCTCAGATTTTCGGAAGCGGGAAGAAATTGCGTGACTTTGCCACAGCACTTTCGGCAAAATGGCTATTTCACAACGGGCAGTGGCAAGGTATATCACGGCAAATTTCCCGATCCAATGTCGTGGGATTCTTATGTGCCGAGTTTGTTCAGCCAGTCGCATTCCGGCGCAGGACCCGATCATCATCCGGTAAATGGCATGGTGGGTATGGGCAATCTGGACTGGGGACCCATGGATGTTGTCGATGAAGATATGCAGGATTACAAGGCTGTGAATTATTGTGTTGAGCAATTGCAGGCCAGGCATGACAAACCCTTCTTTTTGACGTGTGGGTTTAAGCTGCCGCATCTGATGTGGCATGTGCCCAGGAAATATGTCGAAGCTTATGACCTGAATGATCTCCATCTACCAGAGACACTGGAGAATGATCTGGATGATGTTCCCGAGATCGCGCAGCGATGGGCGAATCAGAAACCGCATGCGCGTATCGTAGAAGCAGGGCAATGGAAGGAAGCGATTCGGTGTTATCTGGCGTGTATCAGTTTTGTGGATACGCAAATTGGGCGATTGATAGAGGCGCTGGATGCAAGTGCTTATGCAGAGGATACAGCGATTGTTTTGTGGGCAGATCACGGGTGGCATTTGGGCGAAAAAAGCCACTGGAAAAAGAGCACATTATGGGAAGAAGCCTCGCGCGTACCCTTGCTTATTTCAGCTCCGGGTTATTCGCCCGGCACCTGTTCAAAGCCCGTGGGATTAATCGATATTTACCCCACGCTGATTGCGTTGTGCGGCTTGTCTGATCGCAGTGGATTGGAAGGCCGAAGTCTGGTACCTTTAATGGAAAATCCCAATCGCAACTGGCCCTTTCCCGCAATCACCACACACGGACGTGGCAATCATGCCATACGGTCTGATCGCTGGCGATATATCCGTTATGCAGATGGGTCAGAAGAGCTTTACGATCACAGACATGACGAGATGGAGTGGGAAAATCTGGCGCATAGTCCGGGACTGCGCGAGGTCAAAGAACTTCTGGCACAGTGGTTGCCAGAGAA